One Methylobacterium sp. 77 DNA window includes the following coding sequences:
- the gntA gene encoding guanitoxin biosynthesis heme-dependent pre-guanitoxin N-hydroxylase GntA, translating into MLFPTDDAGHPLAQEFHAFIKSQPFPCVGAKSALAKGQLKVLVARDITSGWDDTRIYPALLAFICRYRANPTLFQSFAVVFEAAAPQSEEQFERSLWERVQSLSDKDVFLGQRYDERVRADPDDPHFSLSFGGEAFFLVGMHPGASRPARRFSHPVLVFNVRAQFEQLRQEGRYEGLRSAILARDEALAGSMNPMLARHGETSEARQYSGRAVDGDWICPFRGRELETRTNDSVARDGRDAA; encoded by the coding sequence ATGCTGTTTCCAACCGACGATGCCGGGCATCCGCTCGCGCAGGAATTCCACGCCTTCATCAAGAGCCAACCCTTCCCCTGCGTCGGCGCGAAGTCGGCGCTCGCCAAGGGGCAGCTGAAGGTTCTCGTGGCTCGCGATATCACCTCCGGTTGGGATGACACACGGATTTATCCGGCGCTTCTCGCCTTCATCTGCCGCTACAGGGCGAACCCGACACTGTTTCAGAGCTTCGCCGTCGTCTTCGAGGCGGCTGCGCCCCAATCGGAGGAACAGTTCGAGCGGAGCCTGTGGGAGAGAGTGCAATCACTGTCCGACAAGGACGTCTTCCTCGGCCAGCGCTATGACGAGCGCGTGCGGGCAGACCCGGACGACCCTCACTTCTCGCTGTCCTTCGGCGGCGAGGCGTTCTTTCTCGTCGGCATGCATCCCGGAGCGAGCCGGCCGGCAAGGCGCTTCTCACACCCTGTTCTGGTGTTCAACGTCCGCGCCCAATTCGAACAGCTGCGGCAGGAAGGCCGCTACGAAGGCCTGCGTTCGGCCATCCTCGCCCGCGACGAGGCTCTCGCTGGTTCGATGAATCCGATGCTGGCACGCCATGGCGAGACATCGGAAGCACGCCAATATAGCGGCCGCGCCGTCGACGGGGATTGGATCTGTCCGTTCAGGGGACGTGAGCTGGAGACCAGGACCAACGATTCCGTCGCCCGGGATGGCCGCGATGCAGCCTGA
- a CDS encoding urea carboxylase-associated family protein has product MAAMQPETTLPPVERREIAPRSGVAFELGKGDRLTVIDPMGEQVADLLAFSRADRDEVISSGRTLDYASRIYLTTGDPIYSNRSNVLLRIVEDTVGRHDFLLTPCSADTFRIIYGDEHPHRGCFGNLAAALAPYGIEPDRIPVAFNVFMNVVVNGETGELKVEPPWSRAGDHVTFEAETDLIIGLTACSALQSNNNAFKPIQYEIRPAYAQRQSP; this is encoded by the coding sequence ATGGCCGCGATGCAGCCTGAAACCACCCTCCCCCCGGTGGAGCGCCGGGAGATCGCGCCCCGCAGCGGCGTCGCTTTCGAACTCGGGAAAGGCGACCGGCTCACCGTGATCGATCCGATGGGCGAGCAGGTCGCCGATCTCCTGGCCTTCTCCCGCGCAGATCGCGACGAAGTCATCTCGTCCGGCCGCACACTCGATTACGCCAGCCGCATCTACCTGACGACGGGCGACCCGATCTATTCCAACCGCTCCAACGTTCTTCTGCGCATCGTCGAGGATACGGTGGGCCGCCACGATTTCCTGCTCACCCCGTGCTCGGCCGATACCTTCCGCATCATCTATGGCGATGAGCATCCGCACCGAGGCTGCTTCGGCAACCTGGCTGCCGCACTCGCACCCTATGGTATCGAGCCGGACCGGATCCCGGTCGCCTTCAACGTCTTCATGAACGTCGTGGTCAACGGCGAGACCGGCGAGTTGAAGGTCGAGCCGCCCTGGAGCCGGGCTGGCGACCACGTGACGTTCGAAGCGGAGACCGATCTGATCATCGGGCTCACCGCCTGCTCGGCCCTGCAATCGAACAACAATGCGTTCAAGCCGATCCAGTACGAGATCCGGCCTGCTTATGCGCAACGGCAATCGCCCTGA